TAAACCCTGATACTCCAAAAAGTAGAAATCTAGAAGTCATTAAGCAAGCTCATGTTCAAACCATAATCGATTCTTCAACGTCTTCACAATATATTGAATATGACATTATAAATCCGAATAAGATTGTAGATACAACAGCAAAACCTATTTTAAATAATTATAATGAAGCAAATTTAGCCTATATATTTTTTACATCAGGTACTACAGGCACCCCTAAAGGCGTGCAAATAACTCAAAACAATCTCAATTATTTTATTGATGCCTTTCAAGATTTAAAGTACCCCATCACGCATACTGACAAATGCCTGCAAATGTTTGATCTCACTTTCGATCTTTCGGTAGTGTCGTTTATGGCGCCGCTAATAAGTGGTGCTTGCATCTATACAACATCCAACTCGAATATAAAATACCTAGAAGTTTTAAGACTCATTTCAAATTATGATTTGACCTTCACCTTAATGGTACCTTCCATACTCCATTCTTTACGCCCTTTTTTCAAAAAAATAAATAACACCAGCATCAGGATAAGCATGTTTTGCGGTGAAGCCTTACACGAGGATATTACTAAAGCTTGGAGCAGCTGCGTTCCAAATGCTCTAATTGCTAACGTTTACGGCCCTACTGAATGCACCATCTATTGTACAAATTATGTATACCATACAAATAGTAAATCTCATAATGGCATCTTATCGGTAGGCAAAGAAATGCTTCATACCAAGACTATAATAGTCGACGAAAATAACATCCCCATACATACCAATGAACCTGGTGAACTATGCCTTAGTGGTCCACAATTAACCATCGGGTATTTAAACAACGAAGCCATAAATAATAAAGCCTTTTTTTATTTAAAAGAAAATAATAAACAAACACGCTTTTATAAAACCGGCGATCTATGTAAAAAAGATGCAGAAGGCGATATTTTATACTTAGGAAGAATCGATTTTCAAGCTAAAATACAAGGATTTAGAGTTGAACTCTCTGAAATTGAGTATCATATAAAAAAAACAATCGTTGATGTTAATCTAGTGGCCGTTGTTTTTAAAAACAAGATTAATAATTCGGAAATAGCATTAGCAATAGAAAGTTCTGAATTTGATACAAAACAGGATATAGAATCCTTAAAAACCAAGTTACCGAGTTACATGATTCCTACAAAAACAATGTTTTTTAAAACATGGCCTCTAAATGCAAACGGAAAAACGAATAGAAAGGAAATTATAAAATTAGTCGAAGAAAAATATGGATAGTACTATACTAGATAAAATTAAAGTTATTTTCTCCAATGTATTGGAACATAGCGACTTTAACCTTACAGAATCTACAACTACAAAAGATGTGAATGGTTGGGAGTCATCTACACACATGATGATTATTACCGAGGTAGAAACAGAATTTGATATAGAATTCGAATTGGATGAGTTATGGAGCATGAAAAATGTTGGTGATTTAGTACGAATTATAGCCTTAAAAACACAGTAGGCCTTATGGGAGACATAAAAATAAAGCACCTTTCTAAAAAAGTTTTGCGTGATTATCTAGATAACAACCAAAATTGGAATAACAAAACGACGGCGTTTCCCAAATGTAAAATATCATGGTTACTTAGCAATGATCGAATGAGTGAAGATGATTTTTGCGGTGTTATTGCGGAAGAAGATCAGGAAATCATAGGCCTTATTTACATGATACCAGACTTAATTAGAACTCCAAATGATGGTGAAAAAAAACTATATTGGATGATGTATTGGTGGGTGTCTGAAAAATACAATGGCAATGTGTTATCTACCTATATCTACAGTGAAGCTTTAAGGATTGTAAAAAATCAAGTGATTGTAAAATCGTATGCAGAAGAGGCTACCAGTTTTTACAAAAAAATGCCTTTTAAAACCATAGGCTCTAGAGTTAGATTTACTATTTTTTTTAGTTTAGATCCTAGCATATTACTAGCTAAATTTAAATTCCTTAAACCTTTTAAATTCGTATTAATCGGTTTTGATTATCTCATTACAAAAGCACTATACTTATACAATACTTCAAAAATAAAACAGAGCA
The genomic region above belongs to Mariniflexile litorale and contains:
- a CDS encoding GNAT family N-acetyltransferase translates to MGDIKIKHLSKKVLRDYLDNNQNWNNKTTAFPKCKISWLLSNDRMSEDDFCGVIAEEDQEIIGLIYMIPDLIRTPNDGEKKLYWMMYWWVSEKYNGNVLSTYIYSEALRIVKNQVIVKSYAEEATSFYKKMPFKTIGSRVRFTIFFSLDPSILLAKFKFLKPFKFVLIGFDYLITKALYLYNTSKIKQSTKNVKYEYLNSLDNQAWEFIEPLCKNDLVYKTKEYVSWQINKLQYLQTPISNKNSYTSLETGLSSNIAIHNLKVLKENEIIGFISFIVNYNELNVKYFLVKEATNYKLCVDVLMEHFITLKKKYIFTDDVKLATTIKQKFATIFTHTANKKALAHKDVNLSFEMQDLTDRDGHFY
- a CDS encoding AMP-binding protein; the protein is MNIIQNILNTLQTHHTKNAFCINDEYFTYETFSNSISKIQSALQKNTASNNKHIGLITNNDLETYAAIIAIWLEGKAYIPLNPDTPKSRNLEVIKQAHVQTIIDSSTSSQYIEYDIINPNKIVDTTAKPILNNYNEANLAYIFFTSGTTGTPKGVQITQNNLNYFIDAFQDLKYPITHTDKCLQMFDLTFDLSVVSFMAPLISGACIYTTSNSNIKYLEVLRLISNYDLTFTLMVPSILHSLRPFFKKINNTSIRISMFCGEALHEDITKAWSSCVPNALIANVYGPTECTIYCTNYVYHTNSKSHNGILSVGKEMLHTKTIIVDENNIPIHTNEPGELCLSGPQLTIGYLNNEAINNKAFFYLKENNKQTRFYKTGDLCKKDAEGDILYLGRIDFQAKIQGFRVELSEIEYHIKKTIVDVNLVAVVFKNKINNSEIALAIESSEFDTKQDIESLKTKLPSYMIPTKTMFFKTWPLNANGKTNRKEIIKLVEEKYG
- a CDS encoding acyl carrier protein; this translates as MDSTILDKIKVIFSNVLEHSDFNLTESTTTKDVNGWESSTHMMIITEVETEFDIEFELDELWSMKNVGDLVRIIALKTQ